Proteins co-encoded in one Fusarium musae strain F31 chromosome 3, whole genome shotgun sequence genomic window:
- a CDS encoding hypothetical protein (EggNog:ENOG41~CAZy:GH76), with protein MHIPWADLFTGTTFVTSVKPSTQARDVTTYTEKAVTAIQVLNEEFYNSATGVWDNAWWSSANIITTLSDFSTLRLEEANKLNIGGVLATTYENAQKTTVHTMKTMTNGLVASSYCIDSSSGCMMKRGFLGKRGFDDFLNEFYDDEGWWALAWIRASDATGNDQYLEAAVDIFNDMQTGTNTPCGGGIRWKKEGEDGSGYVNAIANELYLATAASLARRVSKNSTYLDIAKKQWNWFSDSGMINEKGLINDGLNGECKNNGLQTWSYNQGVILGALVELSLATGDDAYTDKAHKIAYAAIKELTNKDGILIESDGCETKEGHCGADGQQFKGIFVRNLRYLHTVSPKPLYRRFITKNAISIWKKSRSKDNKLGVSWAGPYIDATGPSHSSALDAIVAAIAVSNL; from the exons ATGCATATTCCCTGGGCGGATCTATTTACCGGGACGACTTTCGTTACTTCAGTCAAACCTTCAACTCAAGCTCGAGACGTCACCACATATACTGAGAAGGCAGTTACTGCTATCCAAGTTCTAAATGAAGAATTCTACAATTCTGCCACCGGTGTGTGGGATAATGCTTGGTGGTCGAGTGCAAAT ATCATAACCACGCTCTCTGATTTCTCAACTTTACGTCTCGAAGAAGCCAACAAATTAAATATTGGAGGAGTTCTCGCCACAACCTACGAAAACGCTCAAAAGACAACGGTCCATACCATGAAAACAATGACAAACGGCCTCGTGGCTTCTTCCTACTGTATAGACTCCAGCTCAGGTTGTATGATGAAGCGGGGTTTCTTGGGAAAGCGTGGTTTCGACGACTTCCTCAACGAGTTTTACGACGACGAAGGCTGGTGGGCTCTGGCATGGATCAGAGCATCAGATGCAACTGGCAACGACCAGTATCTCGAGGCTGCTgtcgacatcttcaacgaCATGCAGACCGGAACAAACACACCTTGCGGTGGCGGTATAAGGTGGAagaaggagggagaggatggCTCAGGCTACGTCAATGCAATTGCAAACGAACTATATCTCGCAACTGCTGCTTCGTTAGCACGACGTGTTTCAAAGAATAGCACATACCTCGACATAGCCAAGAAGCAGTGGAACTGGTTCTCCGATAGTGGCATGATCAACGAGAAGGGACTTATTAATGATGGGTTGAACGGCGAATGCAAGAATAACGGTCTTCAAACTTGGAGTTACAACCAAGGAGTCATTCTGGGCGCTCTCGTCGAACTTTCGCTTGCCACAGGAGACGACGCTTATACCGATAAAGCACACAAGATAGCCTATGCTGCTATCAAGGAACTTACCAACAAAGATGGTATCCTTATCGAGAGTGACGGTTGTGAGACCAAGGAGGGTCACTGTGGTGCGGACGGACAGCAGTTCAAAGGTATCTTTGTCAGAAACCTCCGATACTTACACACTGTTTCACCAAAGCCCTTGTATCGTCGCTTTATCACCAAGAACGCCATCTCCATTTGGAAGAAGAGCCGCAGCAAAGACAACAAGCTAGGCGTTTCCTGGGCTGGACCTTACATTGATGCCACTGGCCCCTCGCACAGCAGTGCTTTGGATGCTATAGTAGCAGCGATCGCAGTTTCAAACTTATGA
- a CDS encoding hypothetical protein (EggNog:ENOG41~BUSCO:EOG09260APA), which translates to MDAPEADFDIKLQKISADLLGDFDRSLPNFLWKPDGHGGTRVRSRVRAKEIFRLTNTLLDPFQELPQLLDPYLPKWIPLLAEAFLKHLQTRYRGKILSSRSKLLVSVEFAICKIIYTFCKIRGEKVIVRFLNVEAKYLELLLSAIEESEQTSLDDVTLGKWSWEERYVVLLWLSHLLLAPFDLSTISSVDLQDVTVPEIPGLVWPENLPAITVRVIPLAIKYLGTPGKERDAAKALLVRMSIRRDMQQLGVLKSLINWSLASLRLKKDQTLQKTYFYLGVLSFLAGVLRASSDTSDMNPYLSTIFYAIHEISTGENALSKAIVSLALARKMILKVIRSVVVLRLRQTPQDMTSTELTETAIGYLLESVSDNDTPVRFAASKSLSIITLKLDPDMASQVVEAVLESLNRNVLWTKPAGGKPVRDLSAVNNLEWHGLMLTLSHLLYRRSPPTEQLSDIIHALLLGLSFEQRSMSGGSVGTNVRDAACFGIWALARRYASSELLAIPTHSVFAAKAHPATSSILQVLATELVVTASLDPAGNIRRGASAALQELVGRHPDTVEQGIWVVQTVDYHAVARRSRAIEEVAVNATRLASQYGEAIIDTLLGWRGIGDLDAASRRVSGAAFGVLTYELSDTKSGDSLARFKSIIQLLTDRLKTLQPRQVEERHGLLLCFASVLNKFPALFSPSAEKNNLVLIDEILSTVSGTLENLQSTAYRKPELLAEAASRLVVSALPVLQVSVLGADSQQSLCPGQELLHPGNVSGYLGLVFALDSCDQDRSAMAARLISALRAIIPTWLNRSEQETIEPTAAASLVLLILSKPIDREALLSGWAETVQRRPTSRTSVHGTGYFSALTVAQPLVSSPEDVACQAILERWAWDSEVETRVAILQSLAQSNVLHNKPLTFLQLIAEGLNDYTTNARGDVGSHVRVHALRAVKTLWHQLDDTIVQGEWEEASVQALFFSVLRLAAEKLDRVRPEAQAAVALVLENGHAKHFRELAFSSRAYFENLLKLQAGGCLRPLLGDMAKGNTEKWITELMSGFVGSADTGNEDLVIASRAALCDFCEASHENLDLICHAMLQNLKSRQGQDRVIVPTLEIIAFLFQMHLFQKSSVNLRSLCLQTQKASYKTGNVRKLEACTKVYCGIASMAGQEDAETGVQEARKRLGALLHHPWPKVRSMVVDGLWGVLEEEEEIAQKLKGIDWGQAGKPQIKTAVEELRLG; encoded by the exons ATGGACGCACCAGAAGCAGATTTCGATATCAAGCTCCAGAAGATCTCGGCGGATCTTCTAGGAGACTTTGACCGCTCCCTGCCAAATTTCCTCTGGAAGCCGGATGGCCACGGCGGCACAAGAGTACGCTCGCGGGTGCGCGCAAAGGAGATATTCCGACTAACCAACACT CTCCTAGATCCCTTCCAAGAACTTCCTCAGCTGTTGGATCCCTACCTGCCCAAGTGGATTCCCCTCCTAGCTGAGGCGTTTCTCAAGCACCTCCAAACTCGCTATCGTGGGAAAATACTCTCATCTCGCTCTAAGCTCTTGGTCTCAGTTGAATTTGCTATATGCAAAATCATATACACATTTTGCAAGATCCGCGGCGAAAAGGTCATTGTGCGTTTTCTCAATGTCGAAGCCAAGTATCTAGAGTTGCTCCTCTCTGCCATTGAAGAGTCTGAGCAAACATCCCTTGATGACGTTACCCTTGGAAAATGGTCGTGGGAGGAACGCTATGTTGTTCTTTTGTGGCTTTCGCATCTCTTGCTGGCTCCCTTTGACCTCTCCACCATTTCTTCCGTCGACTTGCAAGATGTTACAGTGCCAGAGATCCCaggtctggtctggcctgAGAATCTTCCTGCCATTACTGTACGTGTGATTCCTCTTGCTATCAAGTACCTTGGTACTCcaggaaaggaaagggacGCTGCAAAGGCTCTGCTGGTGAGAATGTCTATTCGTCGCGATATGCAGCAGCTTGGCGTCCTCAAAAGCCTCATAAACTGGTCCCTTGCTTCTCTACGCCTGAAAAAGGACCAGACGCTACAAAAAACATACTTCTATCTAGGAGTCCTATCGTTCCTAGCTGGTGTGTTGCGCGCATCGTCGGATACATCTGACATGAATCCATATCTTTCGACTATCTTCTATGCTATCCACGAAATATCCACAGGCGAAAATGCGCTGTCTAAAGCGATTGTATCGTTAGCCTTGGCAAGAAAAATGATTCTAAAGGTTATTCGATCTGTGGTTGTTCTGCGCCTTCGCCAGACACCACAAGATATGACCAGCACTGAACTTACAGAGACAGCTATTGGGTATCTACTCGAATCTGTATCTGACAACGATACACCAGTACGGTTCGCAGCAAGCAAGTCTTTGAGCATCATCACTTTGAAATTAGATCCCGATATGGCTTCTCAGGTTGTCGAGGCTGTCCTTGAATCACTGAACCGAAATGTCCTCTGGACAAAACCCGCTGGGGGCAAACCAGTCAGAGACTTGTCCGCAGTGAATAACCTCGAATGGCATGGGCTCATGCTCACACTATCACACTTACTCTATCGAAGATCACCGCCCACTGAACAATTATCAGATATCATCCATGCTCTACTTCTTGGTCTGTCATTCGAGCAGCGAAGTATGTCTGGAGGTAGTGTTGGAACCAATGTGCGAGATGCTGCTTGTTTTGGTATTTGGGCACTCGCCCGCCGATATGCGAGCTCTGAGCTTCTAGCGATTCCTACACACTCCGTATTTGCAGCCAAAGCTCATCCAGCAACAAGCTCGATCCTCCAAGTCCTTGCAACAGAGCTCGTTGTGACTGCTTCTCTGGACCCTGCGGGAAACATCAGACGTGGTGCATCGGCTGCCTTGCAAGAACTTGTTGGGCGACATCCGGACACTGTTGAGCAGGGTATTTGGGTGGTGCAGACTGTTGATTACCACGCTGTTGCACGACGTTCCAGAGCAATCGAAGAGGTTGCCGTAAACGCGACTCGCCTTGCAAGCCAGTATGGCGAGGCCATTATCGACACCCTCCTAGGCTGGAGAGGTATCGGCGACCTTGACGCTGCTTCAAGACGCGTATCTGGTGCCGCCTTCGGAGTCCTTACCTATGAGTTATCGGACACCAAATCCGGAGACTCTCTTGCACGGTTCAAAAGCATTATTCAACTGCTGACTGATCGCCTCAAAACGCTTCAACCTCGTCAAGTTGAAGAGAGACACGGTCTGTTGCTATGCTTTGCCTCTGTTCTGAATAAATTTCCTGCCTTATTTAGCCCAAGCGCAGAAAAGAATAACCTGGTGTTGATTGACGAAATACTATCAACGGTCTCAGGGACGTTGGAGAACCTACAGTCAACGGCTTATCGAAAACCGGAATTGCTCGCTGAAGCCGCAAGCCGCCTAGTCGTTTCAGCGTTGCCTGTTTTACAAGTTTCGGTTCTGGGCGCTGATTCACAGCAATCTCTTTGTCCAGGCCAAGAGCTCCTTCATCCTGGGAATGTGTCAGGCTATTTGGGTCTCGTATTTGCACTCGATTCCTGCGATCAGGACCGAAGTGCGATGGCAGCACGACTGATCTCGGCATTACGCGCCATTATCCCAACTTGGTTGAACCGCAGCGAACAGGAAACAATTGAACCAACTGCTGCTGCATCGTTAGTTCTTCTCATTCTTTCTAAACCCATTGACAGGGAGGCACTCCTGAGTGGATGGGCAGAAACTGTTCAACGTCGCCCAACAAGCAGAACTTCAGTACATGGGACTGGTTACTTTTCTGCACTTACAGTCGCGCAGCCTCTGGTAAGCTCGCCCGAGGATGTGGCCTGCCAGGCGATCCTAGAGCGCTGGGCATGGGATAGCGAAGTTGAGACTCGTGTTGCCATCTTGCAGAGCTTGGCTCAAAGCAATGTTCTGCATAACAAGCCTCTGACTTTTCTACAATTGATCGCTGAGGGTTTGAACGATTATACTACGAATGCCCGAGGAGATGTTGGATCGCACGTCCGTGTGCACGCTCTGAGAGCCGTGAAAACCTTGTGGCATCAGCTTGATGATACAATTGTCCAAGGCGAATGGGAGGAGGCTTCCGTGCAGGCTCTGTTTTTCAGTGTCCTTCGTCTTGCTGCAGAGAAACTCGACCGCGTGCGACCTGAAGCTCAGGCCGCAGTTGCATTGGTTCTAGAAAACGG CCACGCGAAGCACTTCCGCGAACTCGCTTTCTCTTCCAGGGCCTACTTCGAGAATCTCCTTAAGCTTCAGGCGGGCGGTTGTCTTCGCCCATTGCTTGGCGATATGGCTAAAGGAAACACAGAGAAATGGATCACAGAACTGATGTCTGGGTTTGTAGGATCTGCAGACACGGGCAACGAGGACCTTGTCATTGCTAGCCGAGCAGCGCTCTGCGACTTCTGCGAGGCCAGCCACGAGAACCTAGACCTTATCTGTCATGCGATGTTACAGAATCTTAAGTCCCGACAGGGCCAGGATAGGGTGATCGTGCCAACCCTAGAAATCATTGCATTCCTTTTCCAGATGCACCTCTTCCAGAAAAGCAGTGTCAACCTTCGTAGCTTGTGCTTGCAGACACAGAAGGCGAGTTACAAAACAGGCAACGTCCGAAAGCTCGAGGCATGCACCAAAGTCTATTGCGGTATTGCGTCAATGGCTGGCCAGGAAGACGCTGAGACAGGTGTCCAAGAAGCTAGGAAACGCTTGGGTGCTTTGCTGCATCATCCCTGGCCCAAGGTCAGGAGCATGGTAGTTGATGGTCTCTGGGGTGTgcttgaagaggaggaggaaatcGCACAGAAGTTGAAGGGTATAGACTGGGGCCAAGCCGGGAAACCGCAGATCAAGACTGCAGTTGAAGAACTGAGGTTGGGCTAG